TTTATAAACCAGGAACATACAACCAGGCAACACAATTAGCCAGATCTAAAATAAACTGGCTTCTTACAACTCCCTGTAAACACTGCAGCCCTTCTTCCATCCAAAATGACCCTAATCTCACATGAAAACAGTTATTGGTAGGAGAACCAGAAACCTAGCTTTGTGGCcaaaagtaaaaaaagcaaaagaaaaatagcaattcAGTGGCCAGTGGGTGAAAGCAGGAGATCTGGTGCCCGTCACTGTGCTGCTTTGCTCTTCTTACTCTTGCTCTTTTTGTCCCTCTTCTTCAGCCCGTCCATGTTGGCTCTTAAGAGGTTTGAATAAGCCTAAAACACACAGAGCACGGGCTTAGTGGGAAGAGGTGCAAACTGCTGGAGCAGCTGCCCCGTTTCCATCATGGATTTAGGATAGCCAAATCCGAAAGCCTAcctgagaaagcagagaacaCCACGGACACTTGTGTCTTAAGGAAAATGGTGTAAGAGGAAAATTCACGTTATAGCAGCTTCTGCAACACTCACCCACAGTGAGTtgcacatttttaacttttttttttaagcaaaaagggaaaactgcAGGCAACTTCTTGTTCACCTCTACGATAGGCAGAGCATATGTGAAGCCTAAGATATAAAATCTAGCTACAAAACGAAAAAGGAACACAATACCAGTGTTGAAAGTAAAAATTCATAGCCCGGCAGCTTTTACTTGTAAAATATTGGTAAAACGTCAGAGGAGAGCAGTGAACCTAAATATCAATATTAACCCAGGGTTCAACATTAGGCTGACTCTTGCCCTGAGAAAGGGGACACAGGGAACACCAGAAACTCACCATCTGAAACTTATTCACTTCTTTGGAGCTCACCTGGAAAAGAAGGGGGAGCAAAAGGTCACCTGTATTATCCATATAGGAATCCTCTGCTCACCCCAGATAACTCAAAAGCCTCATGAAGACAACATCCTAATGTTTAAAATACTTCTTCCCATTTCCAGGGTCATAATACACTATTTTTCTGCTTCACTTTCCTCGGCCTGAGGAACAAGCACAATAGCTCTGCACTTTTTTCCACGTGAGAATTGCACCAAGATAGGCAAGGGGCGGAGGCGGGCTCCTAAAGCAGCTATGCTTCCACCTCTGCTGAAATCTCTTACACACTTGCCATTGACTTGTTCTCCCCGGGTTCTGAGACATAAAGGACTCAGTACTATTCTTTTGTGCAAGATACATTTAAACTCCTCCCTCCTCGTCTTATTTTAAACCTCCTTCCAATAACTCGGGCCTATTTAAGCAAAATGCAAGCTACCGCAACAAGAGAAATCCTACCTCCGAAAACTCCTTAGGCTCTTGTATTTCATGATacccaactttatttttaaaaaccacataaGCTTGCTTTACTGTAAAGTCCTCTCAAGATAACTGGTAAAGGGAGACTTACTGACTAATTACGGTCTACATTCTCATGAATATCCTATACTGATGTGATCAGAGGACAGGCTGGTTCTGCCCCAGCAGAATAAAGAAACATGCATTCGGAACCCAGGGAGTGTCCTGCTTTGCCATATTCAACCTCTACCTTGAAAGGGAACATTAGGGCTCTTGACTATGTTTATACCCTATCAAGTACCAAGCCTAACGTACAGCTACATGTTGGCTACGTGAACCACACAAAGATAAGGGAATAATCAGCTTCAAGTAAAAGCATCATCTGGTACCAAGAAACTGTTCACTGAAGGCCCAGCACAGTAAGGGCATAAGGAGTCAAATACTTAGGCCAGCTGCTCCTTCGAGTGCTTCTCTGAACAAGGGCCCATATGCAAATTTCATTTCCACAAAAATTTCAGCAGAACAAACAAGTGTGTGTTTGActtctgccttcattttcattttgcttgggTTCTCTACTTCAAACGTAATAGAAGAAGGCCCTGATCCCAAAGCAGCTGAGGGGGCTAAACACTTACTAGCCTTTATGTAAAACATCAACAAAAGCCCTGGTTCAGACAGGCCCCATCCTCAGTTAAGAGCTGCAGTGTTAGGAATCCCACTCACCACGGTGCTGATCTTCTTCTTCCCATCAGTAGCTCTCAACAGACACTTGTTGTCCGAGGGCTCAAAGCCCTCCACGGAACCTTTCCTGGGAATGGGCTTAGTTCGACCGTCATCTGCAGGAAAAACACATCCTGGTGAACACAGGCACAGACGTCGTTGGCAGGTACACGAAAAGTCAGGAAGCGGGGAAGGGATCCGAAGAGGACACTAAGCCACCCCCACGGCTCTACTCTGCGAACCGCCTCATCGGTATCGCCGACGGCTGCGCCAAACCTGGGGAAACTACGTGCTGCTTCCACGACGGGAACATTAGAATATCGGAGCAGACGAAATCTCACTAATGGTGGCGGGGTTTGGGATCCTTAACAAAAAAACAGCCCTGACACGCTGGGGCCCCTGGAAGCGGAGCCGGCCCGGGTGGCTAAGGGCTGGAGGCCGCACCAGGCACAATCCCCAACATTCTCCGGGTCCCCCTGCCCCGAATGTGCCCAGGACAAGGTGCAGGAAGGCAGGGGAGGCGGGGCAGGCTCCGCCCGTGCCTCCCAGGGCACCGCTCGGCCTCCAGCGTCGCCCGGCCTCGCCTCGTCGACAGCCGCTTACACTTCTTCAGGGTGATGAACACGCTGCCCGACAGCCGGCACTTCTGGAAGAGCCTGGTCAGCTCCGTCAGGAACTGGAACACAACAAGCCCGGCCCCGTTAGGCGGCCCCAAGTCCCCGCCGCGCCGCGTCAAGTCCAAGTCCCTCCCACACAAGGAGACAGAGGCCCGGGGTAAGCCCCAAACCGCATCCGTCCCTCGGCCGGCCGGCGCTCGCCCTACCTGCTCGCTCTCCAGCAGCACCATCCCAGCGCCCCCGGCTCCGCTCCGTCAGCACAGCCTCGGGAAGCTCGAGCCGGAAGTTCCGCCCACGCTGGGCGGGACTTCCGCTAGTAGAACTCTCTACCACCAATCCCGGTCtcggccctctcccctccccgcctgCCCCGCGCCTGCGCTCTGGGACGCCCCCTCCAGCCCTGCGGCAGGAACGACCGGGAGGGCCGGTGGGCTGGGTGGGTTTCATCGACTGGAAATCCTTTCACCCCAATCaatgtgagggagggagagagcgggaaaaaaagatgtgataGAAACCTATAGTTGTGTATATTCCGTATGTTAGGCGTTACTGAAGAGTACAGTGCCTGAGTTTCCTCAAActtaaagtgaggataataacagtatcCACTTAAGTCTGGTTGCGAAGAGTGAATGAATTTATGTTaaacatctagaacagtgcctggcacatagaaagttcTCGATAAGCGTTAGCtgttattgttcttttcattATCATTGTGATCATTATTATACATTCCCATGGCAGCCCTCTGAACTCTCCTCCTTCTCCGACCAGCCTGGGTGACCCTAAAGAACCTCCAGCAAGAGGGACTGGAGCCCTGTCTTAGTTTCACCTCTGGATTCAGTGGGGAGACCTGCGTTTGAGGCTCTGCCATGCCAGTAGCCAACTTGAACTCTAGGTCGTCTGTAAAGTCAGACATTCAATCATGCAAAGGCTTTTTACTGAGAGCCTGTTcgcctgtgccaggcactgttgcaggggctggggatgcagcaggATACAAGACGAGCTAAGTTCCTGGTTTTCTGGAACTTGGGCTAAAGGAGTAGGGAGGAAATAAACAAGAAGTACAGCTTCAGATAATGGTGAGTGCTGTGAAGACAACTAAGCAGGGTGATGCAAATGAGAGCGACAAGGGGACTACTCTGGGTTGGGGCTGGGAAAATCTCTCTGAGGAAGACTTGGAGCTGAAAGCTAAAGAGAACAGCCATTCAAAGATCTGGGGACAGAGTTTCAAACGCGGGGAATGGCTAGAACAAAGGCCCCAAAACGGAAACTAGTTGTCCTGTGTCCACAAAGCTGGGTGTTGgggatgggagtggagagggTGTGTGGAAGGGGGAGTGAAGGAGTATGGAGAGCATGGAGAGGTAGCCAGTGACCAGCTCATATAGGGCCTAAGGCCGTGGTAAGTTTGGATTTTGTTCCAGATACAAAGAGAAGCTTCCtgttaaggaaattttaaataaaatggtaacagtctcatttacatttttaaaagatttccctGTCTGTGATGTGGAGAATGCACTGCAGAGAGGCAAGCCAGGAAATGGGGAGACCAATTAGAGGATTGTATtagcttcctattgctgctgtaacaaatcaccacaaactttgtggcttaaaacaacatgaatttattcttttacacatctggaggtcagaagtctaaatgTGTCTGTATGGCTACATTCCATCTGGAAGCTTCAGGGGggaaatctgtttccttgtcctcctagaagccacctgcattccttgactcatggccccttccttgcATGATTACAATCTCTTGCTTCCGTTGTCACATCTCCTCCGACTGACTCTGATCCTCCCGCCTCCCTCCTATGAGGACCTTGTGGTTACAGTGGACCTTCCTGGTAATcctggataatctccccatctcaagacccttaatttaatcacatctgcaaagtcctttaaACATGTacggtaacatattcacaggttcca
The DNA window shown above is from Equus quagga isolate Etosha38 chromosome 2, UCLA_HA_Equagga_1.0, whole genome shotgun sequence and carries:
- the SRP14 gene encoding signal recognition particle 14 kDa protein isoform X1, coding for MVLLESEQFLTELTRLFQKCRLSGSVFITLKKYDGRTKPIPRKGSVEGFEPSDNKCLLRATDGKKKISTVVSSKEVNKFQMAYSNLLRANMDGLKKRDKKSKSKKSKAAQ
- the SRP14 gene encoding signal recognition particle 14 kDa protein isoform X2, whose product is MVLLESEQFLTELTRLFQKCRLSGSVFITLKKYDGRTKPIPRKGSVEGFEPSDNKCLLRATDGKKKISTVVSSKEVNKFQMTQVSVVFSAFSGRLSDLAILNP